The genomic segment acacacaacacacacacatacacacacacaaacacagctcGCTTTTTGGCCATGCGTCCAAACGCCATGTTTTGCGTGAGCCAAATACCGAACATCATCAAAAACTATGAAGCCTGGGGGTGGCTGCATTATGACGTAGCAATGCTTCACTGTAAcaagccctggaaggcttgtgaagattgACAGTGAAATACAGGGATATCCTGGAGGAAGCCCTAATGTTGTGTACGAGAGAACtttgacttgggagaagatttgttttttcAGCAAGCTAATAACACCAAACATAAACCAAATCGGCATGCGAGTGGCTTAATAACAAGAAGGTAAATCTCTTGCAATGACCAAGTCAATGTCCAGACCTCAATCGGATTGAGAATTTGTTGCTGGGCTAGAAATatgctgttcactcacgatctccATACCGtttctgacagagcttgagcagttttctaTAGATGAATGGAGAAACTACAGAAGGGGTGCAAATGAGATCGACAAGGTGGCCGCACATTTGAAATCtacgtctcattcccattctaatatgcctatccatggtctcctctactgtcaagatgaagccacactcaggttggagaaacaacacccagagagtggtcgatatatggaatgctctgccccagaaggctgtggacgcgaagtctctggatgctttcaaaaagagatggatagagctcttaaagatagcggaatcaaaggttatggggataaggcaggaaccggatactgattgtggatgatcatccatgatcgcagtgaatggcagtgctggctcgaagggccgaatggcctaatcctgcacctattgtctattctctATTGtctaacaccttatattccgtccgggtagcctccaacctgatggcatgaacaataacttctctaacttccgtttaTGCCCCTCCTCCACTCCTTACCCCATCTGCAATTTATttacctatctatctacctatctatttatttattatttatttatttcccccttttttccttctctttttttctctctctgaccctctcactataacttctctggtgctctcctccccttttctttctccctaagcctcccgtcccatgatcctcccccttctactccctttcttgaataagggaacaacatctacaaaCCTACAACccactggaacctctcctgtcccgaTTGATGATGCGTTGATAGTTACCAGAGGCTCATCAATCTGCTCCGTCGCCTCCCGTAGTAACCTGGGgtgcatctcgtctggtcccggaaacttatccaaaagctccagcacgtcctctttcttcatgtctgtatgctcgccaagatccttttccgtagtgaatactgaagcaaagtacttactaggaacctctgctatctcttccggttccatactcagttttccactgtcacacttgattggtcctattctctcttatcatcttgctgttcacatacttgtagaatgccttgggtggTTTCCTTAATCtttcccgccaaggccttctcatggccccttctggctctcctaatttcatccttaagcgccttcctgctagccttataatcttctaggtctCTAGCATTGCCtagatttttgaacctttcgtaagcttttcttttcttcttgacgagattttcaacagcttttgtacaccacggttcctgtaccctgcgcacctatgcagaatgccacgcaaatatcccctgaacgtttgccacatttctgccatacatttccctgagaacatctgttcccaatttatgattccaagttcctgcccaatTACTTCATATTTCTCCTcactcctaacttgtctgttcctacgccgctctaatgctatggtaaaggagacagaattgtgataactatctccaaaatgctattccactgagagatctgacacttgaccaggttcatttcccaataccagatcaagtacagcttctcttcttgtaggcttatctacatattatatcaggaaaccttcctgaatacacctagcaaactccacctcatctgaAGCCCTTGCTCTAGGGTGATTGCAATCaatattttggaaattaaaaCCTCCCGCCACGCCAACCCGGTTATTcttgcatctttccagaatctgtctccccatcTGCTGCTCGATGTccatgttactattgggtggtcgatAAAAAAacgcccagtagagttattgacctcttcctgtttataacttccacccacagagactcagtaggcaatccctccataacttcctcctttcctgcaaccgtgacattatctctgatcagcagtgccacgcccaccccttttgtcttcctccctgttctttctgaaacacctaaatcCTGGCACTCTAGGTAACCACTTCTGAACATGCAACAGATACTCCCCTGGATCTTTGAAGAACAACTTCTCTACTAGTTTGCCATTCTATAATGTAACTGTTTATAAAATCCATGCTTTCCTACGTTCCCTGTCTCACTCGAATACGTTGAATGAATGACAACTGAGAAAACATGCCTGCATCGTTTAGCGCCAGATCACCACTGTTTTCCTCAGAACTCTCAACTCTCTAAGAAGATGATATAAACGGTATTTGCTGGCCCCGGATACATGGTGAAGACTAAAATGTCATTTTCAAGATCCGTTACACAATAAACCCCTATGTAGAGTATACCTGCTATTtggaaaccccacacacccctggcaggatcctaatgcgctgtgaaaccctgcacatctctggcagggtactgacacaccgctagacaccacacacccctggcaggatcctaatgcgctgtgaaaccctgcacatctctggcagggtactgacacaccgctagacaccacacacccctggcaggggcTGACACGCTGCGAGACTCCACAAGCCTGTTGCCGTCTACCTACACGCTGCGAGATGCCATACACTCCTGCAAGAGCCGTCACACAATGTGAAACCCTTTAACTACTTTACAAGGCTCTGGAGCACTCTGAGGTCCCGCACACTCCTGTCAGGATCCTGACATACCGTGAGGTTTCACATTCTTCAGGTGTACTTTCACTGCAAGTAACTTTCCCACACCTCATCCAGACCAGGTCCTACATTGACATCGGCTATCCCTTATTTCCGGACGGGCTCGGGTTTCAGTGGGAGAGGTTTCGGGAACAACGAACGCAACTCAAGTTCTGAGATGGTTATGAATAAAGCGAGGTCTGCAGCTTAGGTGATACACAGGGTGGGGATGTTAAATTGGggaaggcagattaaatggtaGAAGTCAGGTGAGGAGCAACTGTTACAGGGCAAATCTCCGTCTGGTGAGAGTCGATATATATCAGCTGATCAGAATTTCGAACCGGCATGTTGCAAAGAGGATTAGAGCATAGTTTGTCACCGTCCCGTGACGGTGATGGGAAATGTTGTGAATTTAGTCTGCAAATGAAATATATGCTTTCTGAAGCTGAGGTGAGACAATGAGTaatggagagggaagaagagtctCAAAGAGTCCAGTGGGgtatcgtcgtggctatccctcgaggtcgaggatgatggtcttcattctgaagaagtggtccacagagcgaagacgcctgtgcgtgtatttgtttaacgaatacttgatgttgcactccaagaagcacacaatacttcacaaatcaaccaactgattccaatggcatggaaaccacgacgattggagctggtggatttgttgcagccttcatccgccttcacagccgttgagtggggtatagatcagttgcagaggcGGGTGggcaaatagcagatggagtttaatccagaaaagtgtgaaggtaTGGGGGATGTTTAAAGTAGCTGGAAGACGCTAACATCAttgaggtgcagagggagtttgTTGTCAATGTCCGTAGCTCGCTAGGTGTGACAACACAGGCAAATGAAGAAGATATGATCACATAGTTCACTTCATTGTACGGAGCACTAAGTCTATCGAAGCTTTAGGTTACagatgtataaaactttggtttggctgcacttggagaattggTTCAATTCTGTCggtccattacaggaaggatctggagaACTCGGAGAGGGCGCAGGAGAGTTTTACCAGATGCTACCGGGATTGGAAATGATCCTGCTTTTCAAAATTTTAGTTCAATTTGAATAATAGATCTGTAGCAtccactctctccctttctccagagcagtggtgtgcctcggggatctgttttgggatccctactgttcgtgatttttatagatgatctggatgaggaagtggagggatggtttagtaaatctgctgacgaCACGAAGCTTGAGGGTGTAGtgaatagtgtgaagggctgtcagagattacaacgagacattgatgggatgcaaaactgggctgagaagtggcaaatagagtttaacccagataagtgtgagatggtttatTTTGTTAgggcaaatatgatggcaaaatatagcattaatggtaagattcttggaagtgtggaggatcagagggatcttggggtccgagttcataggacactcaaagctgcaacgtaagttgactctgtggttaagaaggcatatggtgcattggccttcatcagtcgtgggattgagtttaagaaccaagatgtaatattacagctatacaagacagtGGTAagagcccacttggagtactgtactcaattctggtcgcctcagtacacgaaggacgtggaaaccatagaaaaggtgcagaggagatttacaaagatgtttcctAGATTGGGTAGAATGCCTTACAGTATGAGTGTGCTCGGACttgtttccttggagcgacggaggatgagaagtgacctgatagaggtgtacaagataatgagaggcattgatcgagtggatagtcaaaggcttttccccagggctgaaatggctagcacgagagcgcatagttttaaggcgcttggaagtaggtacagaggagatgtcaggggtaagttttctttcgcagagagtggtgagtgcgtggaatgggctgccggcgatgttAGTGGAAGCGGAAACAGTAGGGTCTTCTGAGAAACTCCTGGATGGcgacatggagctgagaaaagtagagggctatggataaagcctaggtaattctaaggtagtgacatgttcggcacagaattgttggctgaagagtctgtattgttctctaggttttctatgtctctatgatttTATTCTccctgtcctgctgagtatttcccgtGGATACTGTTTAGTGGACATGAGACTGCAGAACTGCAGGCCCGGACATTCTTCTGGATGATCTCGGTGAGTTGTCCAGCATCCGTGGTATAGTAGGGTGAATAAATTATTTATGTTTGATTAGAAACGCTGATTGTCTGAGTCAGCTTTGCGAGACCTTGACAGCTGACCCCCACCACCCCTACAACGTTGCTGATCGACATGCAGTAggtttcttttgttttattctgttacgtaccccgtaactgggttgccaaaccagcagaaatggaccacttagttggagtctggtttaacagaaattaataaagttttattaaagaaataagtaacacagtactctaatcgtaaggatgtaaatgaaacaggttagcaatgataatacacacgtgtacacagaactagggtaacagGAATCAGCTAagttctatcgcagtctaggggtaaaatgatcagtctcaagtgacgcagagttcagttcagcttagtacagtttgcagtaatcgctgttgtgctgttggagagagagagagaatgtaaattttgattcaaacagacctttgatgttcttcgcagttagctttcgggcgaacccttttatgtcttctgtggtcaccgactgtgatccctccgttctggatacgaccgttcttccgcggtgaacccggcacccaggcaagggcggacacacacaccaggttcccgccgatcgttccttttcaccctgtcagtctatggtcggttccctcgaaccagacctccaactttaaccaacttgtgggggcacaccgctcttccagggtctcgttatctcgtgatctcgtggtttgtgtcgtgccttagcgaacctgttctttttatccccctgctggggtatcgcctgtccatcaaacttcaaacagttcaggttcaaagcaatcggtctgtcaatatctgaaatgtgtttctttctcgttaatctcgctcttctctcttattagcattttgaatgtttctccattgttccccttatctctctcatcagcatcaatcttctgataacttggtttttcgtcacaattCTGATTCACTGCAACCAAATTTACTTTAGTGTATGAACATATTCTGATAAATTAAATTGATACAAGAGCTTTGTGCTGCACTATTTGTTGCTTACTAAGTTCTGAATTGAGGCGTCTAACATTTTGACTCTTTctctgttcccatggaagatgttcaacagaaacacaaggagactctgcgggcacaaaccgaaacactgagagtgaacacgatcctgatgacgGAGAAGGTGAatgttttccagctggttgatcaatacgctgagctcacggtcatcTCTACTATTCGtgatcggagactggtggaacacGAGCTGCTGGtgagaggcagagaccacgaggagtggagaaAACAACATCTCCGCAGAGAGCTGGAAAAACTCCGGACTGATCAGTTgttccagagcagcttttcccAAAGTAAATGCAAATCTGGAAGTTCGGCAGCATTGGCTGGAGTCCCGgggatcgggaaaacaacaatggtgcaaaagattgtttatgattgggccacggggaaaatataccaacaattccagtttgtcttcagtttcaaattcagggatttaaactccattaactgcagaataaacctgagggaactgattttggatcagtatccttactttgggaattTCCTGAGAGAGGTTTGGAAaaacccagagggattgctgtttatattcgatggcTTGGATGAATTCAAACATAAACTCGAATTTGCTGACAGTCGGAGAGATACAGAACCTCAGCACAAGTGCCCAGATCCCGAGTGGTGGTGTGAAGTGTcggatattgtgtacagtttaatccagcacaagctgctGCCAGGGTGCTCAGTACTGGTGACCACCCGCCCCACTGTGTTACATTTATTAGAAAAGGCAGAAATCAatgtctgggctgaaatcctgggatttgtcgATGAAGAACGGAAGGGATATTTcatcaggcattttgaagatAAGACGGTAGcagaagctgttttcaaacacgtggaggagaacgagatcctgtacaccatgagctacaacccctcctactgctggatcctcgctctggcactgggaCCCTTCTTCGCAAAAAGAGACAGGGACCCacagcgagttcccaagaccataACCCAACTctattcctactatatttacaatatcctgaaaaacgacggccgtgagattgagaacccccgtgaCGTGTTACTCaaggttggtcagatggccttcagaggtgTGTTTGACAAGAAGATTGTATTTACAAATGGAGATTTAATCAACTACAATCTGAAACCTTCCCAGTTCTTGTCtgggttcctgatggagcttttggagagagaggattctccCCGATGTGtagtgtacacattcccacacctcaccatccaggagtTTGTAGCGGCACTCGCACAGttcctgaatccacatcccggggatatcctgaaattcctcactgaagcccacaacACAACAGATGGCCGATTTGAGGTgtttctccgttttgttgctggcctctcctctccaatgacagctcggggcctggaggagtttctgggaCCATTTCCCCGtcaaacaacctgccgggtgattgactgggtgaaggaggaggttaaatgccagagtggaaacacgaggagtgaagctggtaaaaggagcctcctgaacacactgcactacctgtttgagtctcagaatcgtggcCTGGCTCAGGCCGCACTGGAATCTGTGGAAGCACTTTCATTCAGTAGAATGACACTGACCCCAATTGACTGTGCGGTGctgtctcatgtcatcggactctgtgatacaataaaacatatcGACCTAGTTGGctgccacattcagtgtgaaggaatccagcggctggtacctgggctgcacaagtgccaggAGTTGGGGTAACTTCACTTATTTCTCAGTCTGATCTGTGAAAGTATTTCATTATTTCGTTTTAATGTAAAGGTAAAGCAGATTATGAGTTTTTGTGACAAATTAATAGGCGATCGGTCAGTAAATCAAGAACGGGAGTGCCCTATGGTTTCGTGTATAGAGATGTTGGAGACTTCAGATGAGCGAACAATGGCCGTTGGTTTAATGGTAGTAAATCACACGAATGGCCGTGTTTCTCGCTGCATGTGACACGTCAATTGACAATGttccttctcactgttactgacatcgacaccgacactgactgcagcaggtgTGACGGATCTGCGCACCCTCTTCCCGATGAAGTACAAGAGAGAATCAGAGGAATGTcccagtgagagggagagaaatacCCGAGATTATCCTTCCCAACCCCTCTCCCCGCGTGTGACTATCACgatcactccaacagtgtgactttgTTCACTGCCAGATACCCAACACTCATGTGGGCATCACCTCTTCCAATTgtggggttcaattctgaccaacCCTCCCTGTGCGATCTACGTCTGCATCACATCCTCTTGTGGAATCTTGCTTCCCCATCTGTCTTCCTCCTATGGGATCTCTCTTCTTCATCCCCCTTTCCTCctatgggatctctcttccccattccctttcctccTATGGGATCTGTCTTTGCCATATCCTCTTCATCTTGTGGGATGGCTCTTTACCTATCTTCCTTCATTGTGGGATCTCGCTTCCCTATCCCACTTCCTCCTCTGGGATCTATCCTCTGCATACAtttttcctcctgtgggatctctcttctccATTCTCCTTCCTCCTGTGGTAATTATCCactccatcccccttcctcctgtgggatttcTTTTCTCCATTCCCCGTCCTCCCATGGAATCCCTCTTCTCCACCCCCCTCGTCCTGTGGGGATATCtctttcccatctcccttccttcTGTGGCATCTTTCTTCTCTATTCCCCTTCCTTCCAGTGGTATCTCTATTCCCCAtctcccttcctcctgtgggattacTCTGCCTATCCCTTTTGCCCTGGCGGGCTTTTCTTCCACCATCTCCCATGGACACGTTCTCATCCACAACTCTTCCTCTCTGTGGGACTTCTTCCAGCCCTTCAACGCTGCAGCTTTCTACCATCTCGTCAGGATTTTTTTCCAAACGTCGGGGACTGAGACAGAATATAGAAAGTTTACAGAGTCACACCGACAGGCTAAATTACTAACATTcggagctgggcagtgagggacattgacagtcATGTGAATTGGtcagtgatttactgaagggtttaatgtttcctgaaataccGGGTGAGAGGAATTCCCTCAGAACCACTGTCTGAATCAAtttgttcatcaatttgtctgtttgtgtttagacttgggatgaataaactgggagattcaggagtgaaactgctgTCTGCAGCTCTGAGGAATcgagagtgtaaaatacagacactATGGTAAGTGTCAGAAAGGGATATTGCGGTTATAGTCACTGGgtatctgacactgaacattaaggtgatcagtaattgtattactgataaacactgggaatttctaccgtctcctgtctctctgtggcctttacccacactctccctttcATCCACAGGCTGAGcaatgtcggtctcacagattctggtacCAAGCATCTTGCCTCCGCTCTCAGCACAAACCCTTCACTGACGAAGCTGAACCTGAATGAAAATGAACTAGGAGATTCAGgggtgaaactggtgtctgaggCTCTGACGAACTCGGAGTGtaaaatgcagaaactgtggtaagtgtaagactgtgggagattgtctttacagtcactgggtgtctgacgctgaacattaatgtgatcagtaattgtctTATTGGTAAACATTCGAGATTCATAGCGTCCACTGTCTCTcggtgtccttcaccctcactctctctcatctccaggttgTACAAGGTCGGTCTCACTGATGCTGGTGTCGatgatctcgtctccgctctcagtgcAACCCAATCACTGGCAGAGCTGGATCTGGGATCAAACTCGCTCACAGACCAATCTGTCCCCGCTCTTCGCCGCCTCATACTGGCCCTCCCGAGTCTGGAGCGGATCTGGTGAGTGATTGTGTTCATATTCAATGTCataaaatatcagcggatccGCCGGGTTTCCGCTTGTGTTTGTCTGTGAATGTTGTTGAAACATTAACCCTAGTCCTCTGTTGCTGACGCTGTTGTGTAATTTGTTATTTCCTCTTCATTCTTCCATCTGTTTCAGGCTGTGGGACAATCAGATCAGTTGGACCGGGGAAGAGGAACTGAAGtctctgcaggaactcagatCCGGACTGAGTCTGATACtgtgaacatctgaatgtgtgCACATCCCCACCCACAGTTTGACAGACTCtccacccaccccctcccccgcgCCTTTAATGGACCGTGACAGATTTAATTCCCAAAGTTTCTGACGGACCCCGTCTCCAGCAGCGCGCTCTGTGACGTCAGAGTCAGTTCCAGAGACGTAATTCCACCTCCGGATCAGCGGAACTGCCTCCGATGTATGTTCAGTCCGGAGAGCGCCCCCAAGTGATGCCCTGGGTAATTACACAGACAGTAAGAGCCCAGAGGCAGTGCTCATGGGTCACCAGTCCCGGGATGGGGTAATCCGGGGAGTGAATCCTTTTGCCCACTTTGCTGAGGACGGTACATTCCGCAGTGTGGCCGAAATAATAATGTTAAATTGACAAATACCCACAACCTCAAATTGAAAAACAAACTGTACCTCACATGTCCTTTAGAATTATCCCCATCTGATCTTaaattcatggccccttctactgGAAATTTCAACCCTGaagaaaagatactgtctgtcttgtATATCTGTGCCGCTCATAAACTTAGAAACATCAATCAGATCTACTCTCAGCCTCCTCCGCTCTAGTAAATAAAAACAGTCGCTGTTCGTCTAAACTCCAGTCGTcgcgcatgctctctaatccaggtagcacccTGGTTAATATTTTCAGCAGCCTCTACAAAGActcgacatccttcctctagtggggCCACCAGAGTAAATGCATTACTCTGGGTGCGACCACACTTTGTTAAGCTCTCcacctttcttgtaataccacgaGCATTTATCTTATtcagcagccttatgtgcagcaccttatcaaatgccttctgaaaatccaaataaacaatatccattaactctcctttgtctgtatttgctgttatttcctcaaaaattgcatcaggaaagacagatttccctctcaaccacaatCTCCTGTCTTatcaccatatcctttcatgctctgactaatcaagattctgtcaacctctgccttaaatataacagATCACCTGTCCTCCTtagacatctgtggcaaagaatttcacatatTCTCCATGTTCTGAGTAAACATATTCCTCCTCATCGTTCTAAGTTGACCTCCTTCAGCCCCCTCTATTAGGAGGCTGTGTTTTCTGGTCTCAGACCTCTTCCATCCACCTCCATAtcatgagaaacatcctctctacatccactctatcaaagccgttcaacattcgataggtttcattgaagATCCCaatcatccttttaaattccagtgattagCTTCCCAAAGCACCAAAACCTCCTCCTATGACAAGCCTTTCCATTCCGGAATCATTTTTGGGAATCAGTAAATGAAACAGTGTAACTTGGCAAACACCATGCCTGTTCCCTCAAACTCTCAGGGAGACTCTCTCTGTCTGGTTAGAATCACTGAGCACAGCAGTAAGAGTGTAAATAAGTGGAGAGGACTTTGGAGGTCATTCTTGAGTGGGAGATATTAGTGGCCAGTGTTGGAGTATTTAAGTTAAGGATAACAGAATGACATGGTggaatagtggttagcataagctTTAAGATTGTGTTTCAATTCCGGCCACTGTCCGAA from the Mobula birostris isolate sMobBir1 chromosome 13, sMobBir1.hap1, whole genome shotgun sequence genome contains:
- the LOC140207656 gene encoding NACHT, LRR and PYD domains-containing protein 3-like; this translates as MEDVQQKHKETLRAQTETLRVNTILMTEKVNVFQLVDQYAELTVISTIRDRRLVEHELLVRGRDHEEWRKQHLRRELEKLRTDQLFQSSFSQSKCKSGSSAALAGVPGIGKTTMVQKIVYDWATGKIYQQFQFVFSFKFRDLNSINCRINLRELILDQYPYFGNFLREVWKNPEGLLFIFDGLDEFKHKLEFADSRRDTEPQHKCPDPEWWCEVSDIVYSLIQHKLLPGCSVLVTTRPTVLHLLEKAEINVWAEILGFVDEERKGYFIRHFEDKTVAEAVFKHVEENEILYTMSYNPSYCWILALALGPFFAKRDRDPQRVPKTITQLYSYYIYNILKNDGREIENPRDVLLKVGQMAFRGVFDKKIVFTNGDLINYNLKPSQFLSGFLMELLEREDSPRCVVYTFPHLTIQEFVAALAQFLNPHPGDILKFLTEAHNTTDGRFEVFLRFVAGLSSPMTARGLEEFLGPFPRQTTCRVIDWVKEEVKCQSGNTRSEAGKRSLLNTLHYLFESQNRGLAQAALESVEALSFSRMTLTPIDCAVLSHVIGLCDTIKHIDLVGCHIQCEGIQRLVPGLHKCQELGLGMNKLGDSGVKLLSAALRNRECKIQTLWLSNVGLTDSGTKHLASALSTNPSLTKLNLNENELGDSGVKLVSEALTNSECKMQKLWLYKVGLTDAGVDDLVSALSATQSLAELDLGSNSLTDQSVPALRRLILALPSLERIWLWDNQISWTGEEELKSLQELRSGLSLIL